Genomic DNA from Edaphobacter lichenicola:
ACATGATCGCCCTGCGCAAACTCTTCCACGTCTTCGGGCGCGGCACGCAGGAGTTTCTCAATCCGGAGAACCGAAAGATCCTCGCCTACATTCGCCAATACGAAGAGAACGGCAACAACGAAACCGTTCTTTGCGTGGCCAACCTCTCACGCTTCTCGCAACCCGTCTCGCTCGACCTTTCGAAGTTCTCCGGCATGATCCCCGTCGAGATGCTGGGATACGTCAACTTCCCGACCATCACCGCACAGCCCTACCCGCTCACGCTTTCGCCATACTCCTTTCTCTGGCTTGAACTCCAAGCCGCGCCCGCAGCGCCTGAACCCGTAGAGGTGCCCGTCGACGAGCCCATCGTCAACCTGCTCAGCCGCGGCGTCGAAGGCGTTCTAACCGGAGACGGATTAGCTCTCCTCGAACGGCTGCTCACCACTTACCTTCCGCATCAACGCTGGTTTGGGGCCAAATCACGGACCATCAAAGCGATCGACGTTCTCGACTCCGTGATGCTCTCCACTCTCAACGCAGTGCTTCTCCTCCTCCATCTCACCTACGAAGACAACAGCACCGATGTCTATCAACTCGCCCTTACCACCAGCACTGGCGAGGCCGCCGAGATGATCCGCGCTGCCGATCCGGCGAGCATCGTCGCAACCGTTACAACCTCTGACGGCCCCGCAGTCCTCCATGATGCACTCGCGCGCGAAGATGTTCGCCAGGCGATCCTTCGCCTCATCGAGACGAACGGCGAACTCTCCACTCGAAACGGCAGCCTTCAAGGGCGCAGCAGCAGCGCATTCGCCGAGGCTCGCGGAACCGATCCACTCCCAGCTCGCACGGGTTCCGCCGAACAATCCAACACCTCCATACTCTACGACGCGAAGCTCATCCTGAAGCTCTTCCGCAGGCTCCAGCCCGGTGAAAATCCCGACACCGAGATCGGCCGCTTTCTCACCGAGACGGCACGCTTTCCCCGCATCGCTCCCTTTCTAGGCGACATCACGCTCCACTCCAAAACCGGCGAACCCACTACCACCGCGATGCTCCAGGGCCTGGTCGAAAACGAAAGCGACGGTTGGCAGTGGACCCTCGACGAACTCTCGCACTACTACGACAGCGTTGCCATCCTGCCCGCTCTTCACGACCTCGGCACTCCACCTTCCTTCCTCTCCAACAACGAAATACCCGCCCTGGCCCGCGAGCATGCAGGCCTCTATCTCGACGCCGCCGCGCTGCTCGGCCGCCGCACCGCCGAGATGCATTTGGCACTCGCCACACCCACTCACGACCCTGCCTTCATGGCCGAAGACTTCACCACTGCCGATCTCGTCGCCGATGCCGACCGCATCGACGCGCAGCTGTCTCTCACACTCGACGCCCTCAAGCGCGGCATGTCGCACCTCACCGAGATCACTGCCGATAACGCGGCTCTCGTTCTCAGCCGTCGCATCGGGCTCTTCGCCCGCGCCCGCGCCATCGCCTCCGCAACACCCACCCAGGCCGGCCAGCGCATCCGCATCCACGGCGACTACCATCTCGGCCAGGTCCTTCGTTCCCGCAGCGACTACGTCATCCTCGACTTCGAAGGCGAACCCGCACGCAGCCTCACCGAACGCCGCGCCAAGCAATCCCCTCTGCGCGACGTAGCCGGGATGCTGCGTTCCTTCAGCTACGCCGCGCACGCCGCGCACAACGCCTTCGCACAGCGCCGTCCCGACGACGCAAAGTATCTCGAGCCCTGGTCCACCCTCTGGCAGAACTCCGTCTCCACGGAGTTTCTACGCGCCTACCACGCAACCGTCATGGCCAAAGATCCTGAGCTCATTCCCAAAGCCAAGCAGGCACAGCTTCTGCTTAGCGCCTACCTGCTCGAGAAATCCCTCTACGAACTCCTCTATGAGCTCAACAATCGCCCCGCATGGGTCAGAATCCCCCTCGCAGGCATTCTGTCACTACAGCTCTAACCATTCGCCGCCTTGGATTACCGACCCGCGAAAATCCATTTTTTGCTCGGTCGAAAAGAAATTCCACGATAGTCTGAATC
This window encodes:
- the treS gene encoding maltose alpha-D-glucosyltransferase encodes the protein MKKISSTTDPLWYKDAIIYEIHVRAFMDSNADGIGDFPGLMSKLDYLQDLGVTCLWLLPFFPSPLRDDGYDIANYVDVNPSYGTLNDFKQFLDAAHLRNMQVMIELVINHTSDQHPWFKAARLAPKGSPEREMYVWSDTDKLFEGVRIIFTDTEKSNWTWDDVAQQYYWHRFFSHQPDLNFDNPRVMEEVLTAMRFWLDMGVDGLRLDAIPYLIERDGTSCENVPETHVKIKQIRAVIDAEYENRLVLAEANMWPADVRPYFGDGDECNMAFHFPLMPRIYMALRQEDRLPITDIMAQTPAIPDNCQWGLFLRNHDELTLEMVTDDERDYMYFAYSADPRMRINVGIRRRLAPLVDNNRRRIELLNSLLLSFPGTPILYYGDEIGMGDNIYLGDRNGVRTPMQWNSDRNAGFSTSIPARLYFPVITDPIWGYQSINVEAQQSDQSSLLHWTRNMIALRKLFHVFGRGTQEFLNPENRKILAYIRQYEENGNNETVLCVANLSRFSQPVSLDLSKFSGMIPVEMLGYVNFPTITAQPYPLTLSPYSFLWLELQAAPAAPEPVEVPVDEPIVNLLSRGVEGVLTGDGLALLERLLTTYLPHQRWFGAKSRTIKAIDVLDSVMLSTLNAVLLLLHLTYEDNSTDVYQLALTTSTGEAAEMIRAADPASIVATVTTSDGPAVLHDALAREDVRQAILRLIETNGELSTRNGSLQGRSSSAFAEARGTDPLPARTGSAEQSNTSILYDAKLILKLFRRLQPGENPDTEIGRFLTETARFPRIAPFLGDITLHSKTGEPTTTAMLQGLVENESDGWQWTLDELSHYYDSVAILPALHDLGTPPSFLSNNEIPALAREHAGLYLDAAALLGRRTAEMHLALATPTHDPAFMAEDFTTADLVADADRIDAQLSLTLDALKRGMSHLTEITADNAALVLSRRIGLFARARAIASATPTQAGQRIRIHGDYHLGQVLRSRSDYVILDFEGEPARSLTERRAKQSPLRDVAGMLRSFSYAAHAAHNAFAQRRPDDAKYLEPWSTLWQNSVSTEFLRAYHATVMAKDPELIPKAKQAQLLLSAYLLEKSLYELLYELNNRPAWVRIPLAGILSLQL